In Chaetodon trifascialis isolate fChaTrf1 chromosome 2, fChaTrf1.hap1, whole genome shotgun sequence, one DNA window encodes the following:
- the pus10 gene encoding tRNA pseudouridine synthase Pus10 — MLPLKEKDKPIVQKLLSAGCCARCILRFCCVSVQAAYRQPQQDTLKELQAFISNTENTKSQDSAAADSTEGNYKSQDSAAADSTEENYKSQDAAVSEPPEDPPSKRAKLEPSETAAPSEEDSAAVVKLKDEESGVCVVCLGILQDLCGTPQAVKIGEAVKAEKYEFDSLVLSVSLPAQLCVREHSCWLHVKKELREKSVAADKDDVIQVKEAFKWIMQGPVAKELGGVAVVTRSLFEVGVEFTHPETDADCHFLASTCPDCFKPTKNKQSVFTRMAVVKALEKITDAKFLKHYPSPPAQPTSGCIPQDVQCLHVSVFVAGRYNKFCRSLPQTPWVIDGERRMESSVEELIAAPILTSFRATGFNFSSSGREDVDVRTLGNGRPFAMELLNPHRSRLSKVEMKQLQETINKSSDKIRVRDLQIVSREAMSRMKEGEEEKTKSYSALIWTQKPIQREDITFIDDIKELTLDQKTPLRVLHRRALAVRQRVIHSMNTRFLDSHHFYLGLKTQAGTYIKEFVHGDFGRTKPNLCQLLKTDTDILELDVESVDVDWPPSIPE; from the exons atgctGCCGCTGAAGGAGAAGGATAAACCCATCGTTCAGAAGCTGCTGTCGGCCGGCTGCTGTGCTCGCTGCATCCTCAGGTTCTGCTGTGTCAGCGTTCAGGCTGCCTATCGACAACCCCAACAA GATACACTCAAGGAGCTTCAGGCTTTCATAAGCAATACAGAGAACACCAAATCCCaagattcagcagcagcagactccACAGAAGGAAACTACAAATCCCaagattcagcagcagcagactccACAGAAGAAAACTACAAATCCCAAGATGCAGCAGTGTCAGAACCACCCGAAGACCCACCGAGTAAAAGAGCCAAACTGGAGCCCAGTGAGACTGCTGCTCCATCAGAGGaagactctgctgctgtggtcaaactgaaggatgaagagtcaggtgtgtgtgtggtgtgtttgggGATCCTACAGGACCTCTGTGGCACGCCTCAGGctgtaaag ATCGGCGAGgcagtgaaagcagaaaagTACGAGTTTGACAGCCTGGTGctgtccgtctctctgcctgctcAGCTGTGCGTCCGAGAg CACTCCTGTTGGCTTCACGTGAAGAAGGAACTGAG AGAGAAAAGTGTTGCAGCGGACAAGGACGACGTCATCCAGGTGAAGGAGGCCTTCAAGTGGATCATGCAGGGCCCAGTCGCCAAGGAGCTGGGGGGTGTTGCTGTGGTTACCAGG agtTTGTTCGAGGTCGGCGTGGAGTTCACCCACCCAGAGACAGATGCCGACTGTCACTTCCT TGCATCAACATGTCCCGACTGCTTCAAACCCACCAAGAACAAACAG tcagTGTTCACCAGGATGGCGGTGGTCAAAGCTTTGGAAAAGATAACCGACGCCAAATTTCTAAA ACACTACCCTTCTCCACCAGCGCAGCCAACCAGCGGCTGCATCCCTCAGGACGTCCAGTGTCTCCACGTGTCTGTCTTTGTGGCAG GGAGGTACAACAAGTTCTGTCGCAGTCTGCCTCAGACTCCGTGGGTGAtcgatggagagaggaggatggagtcCTCAGTGGAGGAGCTGATCGCAGCACCCATCCTCACTTCCTTCAGAGCCACCG GATTTAATTTCTCTTCATCCGGCAGGGAGGACGTGGACGTCCGAACTCTTGGAAATG GTCGTCCGTTTGCGATGGAGCTGCTGAACCCTCACAGATCCAGACTGAGCAAAGTGGagatgaagcagctgcaggag aCCATCAACAAGTCCTCCGACAAAATCCGGGTGAGAGACCTGCAGATTGTTAGCAG AGAGGCCATGAGTCggatgaaggagggagaggaggagaaaaccaaGTCGTACTCAGCGCTCATCTGGACCCAGAAACCCATTCAGAGGGAAGACATCACCTTCATCGATGACATCAAG GAACTGACTCTGGACCAGAAGACTCCTCTGAGGGTTCTGCACCGGCGGGCGCTGGCTGTTCGTCAGAGAGTCATCCACAGCATGAACACCCGCTTCCTGGACTCCCATCACTTCTACCTGGGGCTGAAGACGCAAGCCGGGAC TTACATCAAAGAGTTTGTCCACGGAGACTTCGGTCGCACCAAACCCAACCTGTGCCAGCTGCTGAAGACGGATACAGACATCCTGGAGTTGGACGTGGAG tctgtggaCGTGGACTGGCCTCCGTCCATACCAGAGTGA
- the cct4 gene encoding T-complex protein 1 subunit delta — protein sequence MPEAKAAPKASNMSRNNGGAYVDRDKPAQIRFSNISAAKAVADAVRTSLGPKGMDKMIQDEKGDVTITNDGATILKQMQVLHPAAKMLVELSKAQDIEAGDGTTSVVVIAGALLDACYKLLQKGIHPTIISESFQKAVEKGVEVLTAMSRPVQLSDRETLLNSATTSLCSKVVSQYSSLLAPMSVDAVMRVIDPATATSVDLHDIKIIKKLGGTIDDCELVEGLVLTQRVANSGVTRVEKAKIGLIQFCLSPPKTDMDNQIVVSDYAQMDRVLREERAYILNMVKQIKKAGCNVLLIQKSILRDALSDLALHFLNKMKIMVVKDIEREDIEFICKTIGTKPIAHIDHFTAEMLGTAELVEEVNLDGSGKLVKVTGCTSPGKTVSIVVRGSNKLVIEEAERSIHDALCVIRCLVKKRALIAGGGAPEIELAVRLAEYSRTLGGMEAYCVRAYSDALEVIPSTLAENAGLNPISTVTELRNRHAQGDKMAGINVRKGGISNILEELVVQPLLVSISALTLATETVRSILKIDDVVNTR from the exons ATGCCGGAAGCGAAGGCAGCACCGAAAGCCTCAAACATGAGCAGAAACAATGGAGGGGCGTATGTGGACCGTGACAAGCCGGCCCAGATTCGGTTCAGTAACATCTCGGCTGCAAAAG CTGTTGCAGATGCAGTCAGAACAAGCCTGGGGCCCAAAGGCATGGACAAGATG ATCCAGGATGAGAAAGGTGATGTGACCATTACCAATGACGGCGCCACCATCCTGAAGCAGATGCAGGTGCTCCACCCTGCAGCTAAAATG ttggtAGAACTATCCAAAGCCCAGGACATTGAGGCTGGTGACGGCACCACCTCTGTGGTGGTGATTGCTGGGGCGCTGCTGGATGCCTGCtacaaactgctgcagaaag GTATCCACCCCACCATCATCTCGGAGTCTTTCCAGAAGGCCGTGGAGAAGGGTGTGGAGGTGCTGACAGCCATGAGCCGGCCGGTGCAGCTGAGCGACCGCGAGACGCTGCTCAACAGCGCCACCACGTCACTGTGCTCCAAGGTGGTGTCTCAGTACTCCAGCCTGCTGGCGCCCATGAGCGTGGATGCTGTCATGCGAGTCATCGACCCGGCCACTGCCACCAGCGTCGACCTGCACGACATCAAAATCATCAAGAAGCTCGG AGGGACCATTGATGACTGTGAACTGGTGGAGGGCCTGGTGCTGACCCAGAGGGTGGCCAACAGTGGCGTCACACGTGTGGAGAAGGCCAAGATTGGCCTCATTCAGTTCTGCTTGTCCCCTCCCAAAACTGAT ATGGACAACCAGATCGTGGTGTCAGACTATGCCCAGATGGACCGCGTGCTGCGGGAGGAGCGCGCTTACATCCTCAACATGGTGAAACAGATCAAGAAGGCCGGCTGCAACGTGCTGCTCATCCAGAAGTCCATCCTCAG AGACGCTCTGAGCGACCTCGCCCTGCACTTCCTCAACAAAATGAAGATCATGGTGGTGAAGGACATTGAGAGAGAGGACATCGAGTTCATCTGCAAG aCTATTGGCACCAAGCCCATTGCCCACATCGACCACTTCACTGCAGAGATGCTCGGCACAgcagagctggtggaggaggtcaACCTGGACGGCTCTGGCAAGCTGGTCAAG GTTACAGGCTGCACCAGCCCCGGGAAGACGGTGAGCATCGTGGTTCGGGGCTCCAACAAGCTGGTGATCGAGGAGGCAGAGCGCTCCATCCATGATGCGCTGTGTGTCATCCGCTGCCTGGTCAAGAAGAG AGCTCTGATAGCAGGTGGCGGTGCTCCAGAAATTGAGCTGGCTGTGCGTCTGGCAGAGTACTCACGCACTCTGGGCGGCATGGAGGCGTACTGCGTGCGGGCGTACAGTGACGCCCTCGAGGTGATCCCCTCGACGCTGGCTGAGAACGCCGGCCTGAACCCCATCTCCACTGTGACGGAGCTCCGCAACAGGCACGCTCAGGGAGATAAGATGGCCGGCATAAACGTCCGCAAG ggagGAATCTCCAacatcctggaggagctggtggtgcAGCCTTTActggtgtccatcagtgcactgACCCTGGCCACAGAGACGGTCCGCAGCATCCTCAAGATCGACGATGTG GTAAACACGCGATAA
- the akt3b gene encoding RAC-gamma serine/threonine-protein kinase, translating into MSDQNVVKEGWVQKRGEYIKNWRPRYFLLKTDGSFIGYKDKPQDSDLAYPLNNFSVAKCQLMKTERPKPNTFIIRCLQWTTVIERTFHVDTPDERDEWAEAIQMVAESLAKQEEEGILCSPTSQIENVNEEEMDTSISHYKRKTMNDFDYLKLLGKGTFGKVILVREKASGTYYAMKILKKEVIIAKDEVAHTLTESRVLKNTRHPFLTSLKYSFQTKDRLCFVMEYVNGGELFFHLSRERVFSEDRTRFYGAEIVSALDYLHSAKIVYRDLKLENLMLDKDGHIKITDFGLCKEGITDTATMKTFCGTPEYLAPEVLEDNDYGRAVDWWGLGVVTYEMMCGRLPFYNQDHEKLFELILMEEIKFPRTLSADAKSLLSGLLIKDPNKRLGGGPDDAKEIMRHSFFGTVDWQDVYDKKLVPPFQPQVSSETDTRYFDEEFTAQTITITPPEKYDEDGMDAADNERRPHFPQFSYSASGRE; encoded by the exons gTGAGTACATCAAGAACTGGCGACCACGCTACTTTCTGCTGAAGACAGACGGCTCTTTCATCGGCTACAAGGACAAACCACAGGACTCTGACCTGGCCTACCCACTCAACAACTTCTCTGTAGCAA AatgtcagctgatgaagacagagCGGCCCAAGCCAAACACCTTCATCATTCGCTGTCTGCAGTGGACCACTGTCATCGAGAGGACTTTTCACGTTGACACTCCTGATGAGAG GGATGAGTGGGCCGAGGCCATCCAAATGGTTGCCGAGTCTTTGGctaaacaggaggaggagggcatcCTGTGCAGCCCCACCTCCCAGATCGAGAACGTCAACGAGGAGGAGATGGACACCTCCATCAGCCACTACAAACGAAAG ACAATGAATGACTTTGACTATCTGAAGCTTCTGGGCAAAGGCACTTTCGGGAAAGTCATTCTGGTGAGGGAGAAGGCGAGTGGCACCTACTACGCCATGAAGATCCTGAAGAAAGAAGTCATCATAGCCAAG GATGAAgttgctcacacactcacagaaagtAGGGTATTAAAAAACACTCGGCATCCATTCCTAACT TCTCTGAAGTACTCGTTCCAGACTAAGGATCGGCTGTGCTTTGTAATGGAGTACGTCAAcggaggagag ctgtttttccatttgtcaAGAGAAAGAGTTTTTTCGGAAGACCGCACTCGCTTCTACGGCGCTGAGATCGTCTCTGCTCTAGACTACCTACATTCTGCCAAGATCGTCTATCGTGATCTGAAG CTGGAGAACCTCATGTTGGACAAAGACGGCCACATCAAGATCACTGACTTTGGCCTCTGCAAAGAAGGCATCACCGACACTGCCACCATGAAGACCTTCTGTGGAACACCAGAGTACTTGGCtcctgag GTGCTGGAGGACAACGACTATGGGCGGGCGGTGGACTGGTGGGGTTTGGGCGTGGTGACATATGAGATGATGTGCGGCCGCCTGCCGTTCTACAACCAGGACCACGAGAAGCTGTTCGAGCTCATCCTCATGGAGGAGATCAAGTTCCCACGAACCCTGTCGGCTGATGCCAAGTCGCTGCTGTCGGGGCTGCTCATCAAGGACCCCAACAAACG GCTGGGCGGCGGACCGGATGACGCTAAGGAGATCATGCGACACAGTTTCTTTGGCACAGTCGACTGGCAGGACGTCTACGACAAGAAG CTGGTCCCACCTTTCCAGCCGCAGGTCTCCTCAGAGACGGACACACGCTACTTTGACGAGGAGTTCACAGCACAGACCATCACCATCACTCCACCGGAGAAAT aTGACGAGGACGGGATGGACGCAGCGGACAACGAGCGAAGGCCTCATTTCCCACAGTTCTCCTACTCAGCCAGTGGGCGGGAGTGA